The Candidatus Sysuiplasma acidicola genome contains the following window.
GAAAATGGTAATGGAGCTGGTTGCAGGCGGTTTTGCATACGAGATTGAGGGCAGCGTGTATTTCGACATTACGAAGGCAAAGGATTACGGAAAGCTCTCCGGACAGGCGCTGGAACAGATACTGGCTGGCGCCAGGGTCGACGTGGATGAGAGGAAACGACATCCTGCCGACTTTGCACTGTGGAAGGCTGCAAAGCCCGGCGAGGTGAGCTGGGACAGCCCATGGGGGCGTGGCAGACCCGGCTGGCATATTGAATGTTCGGCGATGTCAATGAAGTATCTCGGCAGGACGCTGGACATACACGGTGGTGGCGAAGATCTCATATTTCCTCATCATGAAAATGAAATACAGCAGTCTGAAGCTTTCACAGGTGTGACTTTTTCACGATACTGGATGCACGGAGGAATGCTAAATGTCACAGGTGAAAAGATGTCCAAGTCGCTTCACAATTTCATGTCCGTCGAGGAAGCTCTTAAGCTCCATCCGCCGGAAACGCTTCGCCTGCTCTTTGCAAACAGCTTATACAGAAGACAGATGGAATTCAGTCCGGAACTGCTCGCGGAGAGTGATAAGGCGAGAGAGAGGCTGGAAGGATACATACAGCATCTGCTGTCCGTTCAGACGCAGGGTGATGGCGGAAGCGAGATTGCCTCGCTCATTCGCGAAGACTTTGTCCGCGCCATGGATGACGATTTCAATACAAGAGATGCCGTTGCATCTCTGTTCAACAATCTCAGGGAAGCCAGAAAACTTGCAGACGGTGCCCTTCTCTCATCTGCCGCCGCTGAGGCGGTCATTGCAGCGGCAAGGGAAGTCAACGGGGTGCTGCGCATTTTACGGGAGACGGCATTCCACAAACAGTCTATCGGGAAGGATATCGAAGAGCTGATATCAAAAAGGGAGGAGGCACGCAGGCAGAGGCGCTTCGACGACGCGGATGCAATACGCAGGGAACTTTCCGCCAGGGGAATAATACTCGAGGACACGGAAAGCGGTGTAAGGTGGAAAAGAAAGTAGCATTCAGGTATGCGTGTAATAGAACAGCATGCTGCTCCCCTTCTCCCTTGGATTCACGAAACCGAACCGCTCAAACTGGACGGGTCTGTCTGTTTCAATGCTCCTTACGGCACCTTCCGCAAAACCCTGTACCCTCGAGCCGTCCACCATTATCACTTCGCACGGTACAGCCTCTTCCACAGGGACCCACTGCACTTTCTGTACATCTCTATTCTCTCTTCCGGTGCATTTGGCCCTGCCGTCGCTAATTATGACATTGCAATAATCCTTCAGCCTGATTTCGGTGCCGCTGAACTGAGAAACATCTCTTGATGACACATACACATGATCAGAGGCCAGAATCTTCCTCCTCCCTCTTTCAGGGAAATCGGGGTGCAGGGCAGCCTCGATATGGCCCAGGCGTGGAGCATTTTCAATCTTTATTTTCACCGGACTGTCGACGAAGAAGTATCTGTCTGCTGAAGGCTCGATGATCTTCCTGTTCTCCGAATATATGGAGTCAACGGCCACTTCTATGTCGTTGAGGCTCATGCCCAGATTCAAAATGAAATTTCTTATCGCGTCGGGGCTGAAACCTCTCGCGCGCAGAGACTGAAGGCTCCACGTTCTCGGATCTTCCCACCCGAAATACTCACCGCTTACAATCTCTTTCATCGACTTGCTCTTCGAGATCTTCACGCCGGCTATTCTCAGCAGGCCGAAATGCTCAAAGCGCGGTCCTTTGATCCCGAGCTCCTTCCATATGAAGTCCTCCATGAAGTCTTCCGTATAGAGTTCCTTGCCTCTGATTACATGCGTCATTCCCAGTTCGATGTCGTCCACCGCCCATGAGAATTCGAGCATGGGCCAGACATGGTACTTTCTGCCCACCCTCGGATGTTCCCTGTGGGAGATCCTGCAGAGCACCCTGTCTCTGAACGCTGGGTTTTTGTGTTTCATGTCAGTCCTGGCCCTCAGCACTGCCTTCCCCTCCTCAAAGCTTCCTTTCAGCATTTCGGCCCAGATTGCTGCATTCTCGGCAATGCTGTGGCTCCTGTGCACGCATTCCACGCCATCCTCTCTGTTTTTCCTCAGCTCCTCCGCGCTGCAAGTGCATGCGTAGGCTATCCCCTTCTCGACGAGCATGGACGCCCATTTATAGAATAGTTCCAGCCTGTCAGACTTGTAATATTCGCCGCTCCATTTTACTCCAAGCCAGCTCAATCCGTCCCTTATGAGTTCATAGGAATCGAGTCTGGGCAGCTTCTCCTCCGAGCCTATCGTGTCATCATAGACGAGCATCAGCTCTCCGGAATATTTTTTGGCGTATTCGTCGTTGAGTATGAGCATCCTGCTGTTACCGATGTGCAGCGCGCCTGACGGGTAAGGAGCAAGGCGAACCCTGAAACCCGGGCCCGCCCCCTCAAGCTCCCTAAGCCTTGCGATCTTCTCCTTTTTCTGCTTTACCAGAAGATCGGGTGAAGTTTCACTGAGTGCATGCACCTGCTCGTCATACGTCATGCTGTTTGCTCTCGCTACCGCATCTGCAATGACAGGCATCGCTTCCCTTGCGACGGTGCCCTTGAACTTCGCCATGATCCTGCCAAGCACGGCGTTCACATCCGCTTTTCCTTCATGGCTGACGGCATTCTGCAGCGCAAGAAGATAAGCCTCCTCACTGACCTTCGCATCCATCGTGTCCTGCAGAGATGCAGTCAGCATATATTACTGACGCCTTCGGACGAACGTTCCGGCCGTCAAGATGCTCAACGGGCAGCCCCACTGAAAGGTAATTATCCAGGTGCGCATGATCGGACGACCGTTTTGTCATACATAAAACAGGACTCGATAAATGAACGGCTGTATCAGAGACGGATAGCCGACGTTGCTTCAACAGTCTCAACGCTGGTGGTCCTTCCGACAGGGCTCGGGAAGACAGTCATTGCCCTGCTTGTCATCGACAGCGTGCTGCGGTCATCGCCTTCGAAAGTGCTGTTCATGGCGCCGACCAAGCCGCTCGTCGAGCAGCATCACGCTTTTCTGTGCGAGAGGCTCACACTCGATCCAAATCTCATATCGCTTATGACTGGAGAGATGCCCCCGGAGCACCGTCCGGAACTGTGGAAGAAGCCGCGTATCGTCGTTTCGACGCCACAGGTTGTCGAGAACGATGCCGCCTCCGGCCTGTGCGATCTTTCCACCTTCGACCTGCTCGTGTTCGACGAATGTCACAGGGCGAAGGGCGATTACTCGTACGTCCGCATTTCCGCACTCTACTCAGAGGCGAAGGAAGATGGTCTCGTGCTCGGGATGACTGCTTCACCGGGAAGTGATTTGAGCTCGGTTGAGGAGATATGCAGGACACTGAATCTGGAGCACATCGAGGTCAGGAGCGAGGACGATCCAGATGTTGAACCGTACGTACAGGAAACGGCCGTCAAGTGGGTGCCGGTGGAACTCTCCGCAGAACTGAAGAGCATCTCAAATGAGCTGAAGTCCATGCTCAATGAGCGCATAGAGAAGCTCAGGCAGCTGCAGCTCATTCCGCAGGATTCACAGGGGTCTACCAAAGATCTTCTTGCTGCCGGAAGAGAGCTCTCCTCCAGGCTCTCTTCGGGGTTGAAACACAGAATACTGTTCGATTCCATGCGCATACAGTCCGAAGCGGTAAAACTCTCACATGGTGTGGATATGGCTGAAACACAGACGGTGTTTGCACTCCGCAGATATATTCAGAAACTTCAGGACGAGGCTGCCGAAAAATCGTCAAAAGCATCGAGATTTATTGTCGCCGATGAGCGATTTCAGCATCTTGTATCGATGCTCTCGGCGATTAAAGCGGAGCATCCCAAAATTTCAAAGTTGACACAGATACTCAATGAACAGTTTGCACAGAGCCGCTCGAGCAGGATCATGGTATTCACACAGTTCAGGGATACTGCCGAAATCGTTTTCAGAAC
Protein-coding sequences here:
- a CDS encoding glutamate--tRNA ligase; translation: MDAKVSEEAYLLALQNAVSHEGKADVNAVLGRIMAKFKGTVAREAMPVIADAVARANSMTYDEQVHALSETSPDLLVKQKKEKIARLRELEGAGPGFRVRLAPYPSGALHIGNSRMLILNDEYAKKYSGELMLVYDDTIGSEEKLPRLDSYELIRDGLSWLGVKWSGEYYKSDRLELFYKWASMLVEKGIAYACTCSAEELRKNREDGVECVHRSHSIAENAAIWAEMLKGSFEEGKAVLRARTDMKHKNPAFRDRVLCRISHREHPRVGRKYHVWPMLEFSWAVDDIELGMTHVIRGKELYTEDFMEDFIWKELGIKGPRFEHFGLLRIAGVKISKSKSMKEIVSGEYFGWEDPRTWSLQSLRARGFSPDAIRNFILNLGMSLNDIEVAVDSIYSENRKIIEPSADRYFFVDSPVKIKIENAPRLGHIEAALHPDFPERGRRKILASDHVYVSSRDVSQFSGTEIRLKDYCNVIISDGRAKCTGRENRDVQKVQWVPVEEAVPCEVIMVDGSRVQGFAEGAVRSIETDRPVQFERFGFVNPREKGSSMLFYYTHT
- the cysS gene encoding cysteine--tRNA ligase yields the protein MLIYDTMSRGKVEFQPLTKGAVHIYVCGPTVYDHMHVGHARSFVSFDFIARYLEYRGYRVSLVVNITDVEDKIINRAQELNISALELSSRFADEFIRSCSSLLLKPADVYPRASEHIAEILKMVMELVAGGFAYEIEGSVYFDITKAKDYGKLSGQALEQILAGARVDVDERKRHPADFALWKAAKPGEVSWDSPWGRGRPGWHIECSAMSMKYLGRTLDIHGGGEDLIFPHHENEIQQSEAFTGVTFSRYWMHGGMLNVTGEKMSKSLHNFMSVEEALKLHPPETLRLLFANSLYRRQMEFSPELLAESDKARERLEGYIQHLLSVQTQGDGGSEIASLIREDFVRAMDDDFNTRDAVASLFNNLREARKLADGALLSSAAAEAVIAAAREVNGVLRILRETAFHKQSIGKDIEELISKREEARRQRRFDDADAIRRELSARGIILEDTESGVRWKRK
- a CDS encoding DEAD/DEAH box helicase; its protein translation is MSYIKQDSINERLYQRRIADVASTVSTLVVLPTGLGKTVIALLVIDSVLRSSPSKVLFMAPTKPLVEQHHAFLCERLTLDPNLISLMTGEMPPEHRPELWKKPRIVVSTPQVVENDAASGLCDLSTFDLLVFDECHRAKGDYSYVRISALYSEAKEDGLVLGMTASPGSDLSSVEEICRTLNLEHIEVRSEDDPDVEPYVQETAVKWVPVELSAELKSISNELKSMLNERIEKLRQLQLIPQDSQGSTKDLLAAGRELSSRLSSGLKHRILFDSMRIQSEAVKLSHGVDMAETQTVFALRRYIQKLQDEAAEKSSKASRFIVADERFQHLVSMLSAIKAEHPKISKLTQILNEQFAQSRSSRIMVFTQFRDTAEIVFRTLSELDGVRPIKLIGQSARRDERGLKQKEQIDVISRFSSGDANVLISTSVGEEGLDISSTDMVVFYETVPSEIRSIQRRGRTGRLSSGKVFVLVTTGTKDESFYYSSRRKENSMKAALMSLNARLSRGAKLSELTEPKQKSLFDY